In Luteibacter mycovicinus, a genomic segment contains:
- a CDS encoding TonB-dependent receptor domain-containing protein — translation MPMKHNRSALFLALAAAIALQAHAEDAPPPKTQDLDAVSVIGQGETRQVQRIVPQDQKVLPPGTSPQKILNRLPGVSVQSNDAFGANEESQSITLRGFNTTRLGYTLDGLPLGDNAYGNYNGLNISRALIAENMATVELSEGIGALGTASTSNLGGAIQYFSSDPAKTFGGKAAQTFGSDHNRRTYARIDTGDYKGFSMYLSGIKADADMWAQPGSKTTTRQFNGKAVYEFGDGNRITGFADTSRTAQADYAYLSRSGMRRGLGWDWNLYAPDWNRALAAAYCTPAYTVGGVRDSRCGYSGGVDNTDDAYYLSRALRRDDLYYVAGDFAVADGATLHTQVYHHENAGQGHWWAPGQKSNPGTAGELPISLRSTNYTINRNGAIASLSWDLGNHHVEGGVWYEKNNHHVERNFYYVDGPFNDDFYLSDPDRRLFSQDYTITTKQAYLQDSFKAMDDRLTIDVGVKSPHTTMKAVEAPGVESPYANGTLKAGKSLLPQAGLAFQLAPGQEVFLSYAKNIAAFQGGGAGGPLSVSQSAFDGTKANLKPEQSRSIDGGFRSVGQSYEASVALYDVKFDNRLLSLNPCPSIEQGTRPECNTAFVNVGSVSSRGAEFTFIWKPVRGFEWYNSASFNRSRYDDNYVASGVVVPVKGKTTVDTPKRMYSSEISYTYGPWSASLRGKYTGKRYYTYTNDQSVAGATSFDFGAGYDFGTIGYLKSLTLALNVTNLTDHRYATNLTAFGATDPNGRALAFHASAPRQSFVTLSADF, via the coding sequence CTGCCGATGAAGCACAACCGCAGCGCCCTGTTCCTCGCCCTCGCCGCCGCCATCGCCCTGCAGGCTCACGCCGAAGACGCGCCGCCCCCGAAGACGCAGGATCTGGACGCGGTCTCGGTGATCGGCCAGGGCGAGACCCGCCAGGTGCAGCGCATCGTGCCCCAGGACCAGAAGGTTCTCCCGCCGGGTACCAGCCCTCAGAAGATCCTGAATCGCCTGCCGGGCGTCTCGGTGCAGTCCAATGACGCGTTCGGCGCCAACGAGGAGTCCCAGTCGATCACGTTGCGCGGTTTCAATACCACGCGCCTCGGCTACACCCTCGACGGTCTGCCGCTGGGCGACAACGCCTACGGCAACTACAACGGCCTCAATATCTCGCGCGCCCTGATCGCCGAGAACATGGCGACGGTGGAGTTGTCAGAGGGCATCGGCGCGCTCGGGACGGCGTCGACCAGCAACCTCGGAGGCGCCATTCAGTATTTCTCGTCGGATCCGGCGAAGACCTTCGGTGGCAAGGCGGCGCAGACCTTCGGCAGCGACCACAACCGTCGCACCTATGCGCGCATCGACACGGGTGACTACAAGGGTTTTTCGATGTACCTGTCCGGCATCAAGGCCGACGCGGACATGTGGGCCCAGCCGGGCTCGAAGACCACGACCAGGCAGTTCAACGGCAAGGCCGTCTATGAGTTCGGTGACGGCAACCGGATCACCGGCTTCGCGGACACTTCGCGGACCGCGCAGGCCGACTACGCCTATCTGTCCAGGAGCGGCATGAGGCGCGGCCTCGGCTGGGACTGGAATCTCTACGCACCGGACTGGAACCGCGCCCTGGCGGCGGCCTATTGCACGCCGGCTTACACGGTCGGTGGGGTGCGCGACTCGCGTTGCGGCTACTCCGGCGGCGTCGACAACACCGACGATGCCTACTACCTGAGCCGCGCGTTGCGTCGCGACGATCTGTACTACGTGGCGGGCGACTTCGCCGTGGCCGATGGCGCGACGCTGCATACCCAGGTTTATCACCATGAGAACGCGGGCCAGGGCCACTGGTGGGCGCCGGGTCAGAAGTCCAACCCCGGCACCGCCGGGGAGCTGCCGATCTCCCTGCGCAGCACCAATTACACGATCAACCGCAATGGCGCGATCGCGTCGCTGTCGTGGGACCTCGGCAATCATCATGTCGAGGGCGGCGTGTGGTACGAGAAGAACAACCATCACGTGGAGCGCAACTTCTACTACGTGGACGGTCCGTTCAACGACGATTTCTATCTGTCCGACCCGGATCGTCGTCTGTTCTCGCAGGACTATACGATCACCACCAAACAGGCGTACCTGCAGGACAGCTTCAAGGCGATGGACGATCGTCTGACCATCGACGTCGGTGTGAAGAGCCCGCACACGACCATGAAGGCGGTCGAAGCGCCGGGCGTGGAAAGCCCGTATGCCAACGGCACGCTCAAGGCGGGCAAGTCGCTGTTGCCGCAGGCCGGTCTTGCCTTCCAGCTGGCGCCCGGTCAGGAGGTGTTCCTGTCGTATGCAAAGAACATCGCGGCGTTCCAGGGCGGCGGTGCCGGTGGCCCGCTCTCCGTGTCGCAGAGTGCGTTCGACGGTACCAAGGCCAACCTCAAGCCCGAACAGTCGCGCTCCATCGATGGTGGCTTCCGCAGCGTCGGTCAGTCGTACGAAGCGTCGGTGGCGTTGTATGACGTGAAGTTCGACAATCGTCTGCTCTCCCTCAACCCCTGCCCGAGCATCGAGCAGGGCACGCGTCCGGAGTGCAACACCGCCTTCGTCAACGTCGGCTCGGTGTCCAGTCGCGGCGCGGAATTCACCTTCATCTGGAAGCCGGTCCGTGGCTTCGAGTGGTACAACTCCGCCTCGTTCAACCGCTCGCGCTACGACGACAACTACGTCGCCAGCGGTGTGGTCGTCCCGGTGAAGGGCAAGACCACGGTGGATACGCCCAAGCGCATGTACTCGAGCGAGATCAGCTACACCTACGGCCCCTGGTCGGCCAGCCTGCGTGGCAAGTACACCGGCAAGCGCTACTACACCTATACCAACGATCAGAGCGTGGCCGGCGCCACCTCGTTCGACTTCGGCGCGGGCTACGATTTCGGTACGATCGGCTACCTCAAGTCGCTGACGCTGGCGCTGAACGTCACCAACCTCACCGACCATCGTTACGCGACCAATCTGACCGCGTTCGGCGCGACCGATCCGAACGGCCGCGCACTGGCGTTTCATGCCAGCGCGCCACGCCAGAGCTTCGTTACCCTGTCGGCGGATTTCTGA
- a CDS encoding ShlB/FhaC/HecB family hemolysin secretion/activation protein: MSITSGRRGQGVSTAMRVAGILLTVTGVAQAQQVQTLDQQEQRDRAQREAQARLEQQQQPDVRLNSVPVTDFRRTDVPVEAECFRLAHVVLEGQRVEDFVFAQRYLDRYAAKCVGHEGVNAIVRRVSDMIIDRGFVTTRVGLAPQDLSSGTLRLTLVPGTIRAVRFADNTAVGAWQTALAARPGDLLNLRDIEQGLEQFKRVPSQDVTIDIAPGEQPGESDLVITAKRSRPWHVVASLDDSGSRATGRLQGGINLGLDNPLRINDVLSLGYNHDVYHSDGHGTRGNTANYAVPYGDWLFTASLYDYKYHQTVEGSQQTFTSSGKSRTTDITVQRMLHRTKYGKTSLELRIGKRWAHSFIEDSELLTQKRDVTTAELALVQRQYLGNAQLDLRLAHRRGVTWFGGQQDVAGLSKDAPTFQYGLNLLDASLNVPFKLGRVPVQWTTELRAQRSSDTLYASEFITLGGRYSVRGFDGEETLAGERGWYWRNTFSVPLGNLPIAAYAGIDGGHVGGPSIRTLPEKTLRGEFVGLRGSFGRFSFDAFAGWADKGGRALNTMRPATGFQLVYQY; this comes from the coding sequence GTGAGCATCACCTCAGGAAGGCGCGGGCAGGGCGTCTCGACGGCCATGCGTGTGGCCGGCATTCTGCTAACTGTGACGGGCGTCGCACAGGCGCAACAAGTCCAGACGCTTGACCAGCAAGAGCAACGCGATCGCGCCCAGCGCGAGGCACAGGCTCGTCTGGAGCAGCAACAACAGCCGGATGTGCGACTGAATTCCGTCCCCGTGACGGATTTCCGTCGCACGGATGTGCCGGTTGAAGCGGAATGCTTCCGACTCGCCCATGTCGTGCTCGAAGGCCAGCGCGTGGAGGACTTCGTCTTCGCGCAGCGCTATCTCGACCGCTACGCCGCTAAATGCGTCGGCCACGAGGGCGTCAACGCCATTGTCCGCCGTGTATCGGACATGATCATCGATCGCGGATTCGTGACTACTCGTGTGGGGCTCGCGCCGCAGGACTTGTCGAGCGGCACGCTGAGGCTCACGCTGGTGCCGGGGACGATTCGTGCGGTGCGCTTCGCCGATAATACGGCCGTGGGTGCCTGGCAGACCGCGCTCGCCGCCCGGCCGGGCGACCTGCTCAACCTGCGCGACATCGAGCAGGGGCTGGAGCAGTTCAAGCGCGTGCCTTCGCAGGACGTCACTATCGACATCGCCCCGGGCGAACAACCGGGCGAGTCGGATCTGGTCATCACCGCGAAGCGCTCGCGACCCTGGCATGTGGTCGCGTCGCTCGACGACAGCGGGTCGCGCGCAACCGGCCGCCTGCAGGGCGGTATCAACCTCGGACTCGACAATCCTCTGCGCATCAACGACGTGCTGTCGCTGGGTTACAACCACGACGTCTATCACAGCGACGGGCACGGCACGCGCGGCAACACGGCGAACTATGCGGTGCCTTATGGCGACTGGCTGTTCACCGCTTCGCTGTATGACTACAAGTACCACCAGACGGTGGAAGGCTCGCAGCAGACCTTCACCTCCAGCGGCAAGTCGCGCACGACTGACATCACCGTGCAGCGCATGCTCCATCGCACGAAGTACGGCAAGACCTCGCTGGAACTGCGCATCGGCAAACGCTGGGCGCACAGCTTTATCGAGGACTCCGAGCTGCTGACGCAGAAGCGTGACGTCACCACGGCCGAGCTCGCGCTGGTGCAGCGCCAGTACCTGGGTAACGCCCAGCTGGATCTGCGCCTTGCCCATCGCCGCGGTGTCACCTGGTTCGGCGGCCAGCAGGATGTGGCGGGCCTGTCGAAAGACGCGCCGACCTTCCAGTACGGCCTGAACCTGCTCGATGCCTCACTCAACGTGCCGTTCAAGCTCGGCCGTGTGCCGGTGCAGTGGACGACGGAACTGCGTGCCCAGCGCAGCAGCGACACGCTCTACGCCTCGGAATTCATCACGCTGGGCGGACGCTATTCCGTCCGTGGGTTCGATGGTGAAGAGACGCTGGCGGGCGAGCGTGGCTGGTACTGGCGCAACACCTTCAGCGTGCCGCTGGGCAACCTGCCCATCGCGGCCTACGCCGGTATCGACGGCGGCCACGTCGGCGGGCCGAGCATTCGCACGCTGCCCGAGAAAACCCTGCGTGGCGAATTCGTCGGCCTGCGCGGCAGCTTCGGGCGTTTCAGCTTCGACGCGTTCGCCGGCTGGGCGGACAAGGGCGGTCGCGCCCTCAACACGATGCGACCGGCGACGGGCTTCCAGCTCGTTTACCAGTACTGA
- a CDS encoding glycerophosphodiester phosphodiesterase: MPTSAAPAPGKPIAAKVLVIGHRGASALRPEHTLASYAVAIEDGADFVEPDLVSTRDGVLVVRHENEIGGTTDVASHPEFASRRVTKTVDGESITGWFTEDFTLAELKTLRARERLADIRKANTAYDGQFTVPTFDEMIEFVAAEASARHRVIGIIPEIKHSTYFHDVGLPMEDKVLATLAAHAYTRTAPVEIQSFEIRNLKYVRGKLGKDHPNIRLLQLMDLADQHPADQPSTTYGAMMTPKGLKAIATYADAIGPSTRSIIPLTGDGKLAPVAPLVHDAHAAGLEVHPYTFRPENHFLAADFRDDAGDAARNDAGSVAEIRAYLATGIDAFFTDDPALGRKALDRP; the protein is encoded by the coding sequence ATGCCCACGTCCGCCGCCCCGGCTCCCGGTAAGCCGATTGCCGCGAAGGTCCTCGTCATCGGTCACCGCGGTGCCAGTGCGCTGCGTCCCGAGCACACGCTGGCCTCGTACGCCGTGGCCATCGAGGACGGTGCCGACTTCGTCGAGCCGGATCTGGTCTCCACCAGGGACGGTGTGCTGGTCGTGCGTCACGAAAACGAGATCGGCGGGACGACCGATGTGGCCTCGCATCCGGAGTTCGCCAGCCGCCGGGTGACCAAGACCGTCGATGGCGAGTCGATCACGGGGTGGTTTACCGAAGACTTCACCCTCGCCGAGCTGAAGACGCTGCGCGCCCGAGAGCGCCTTGCGGATATCCGCAAAGCCAACACGGCCTACGACGGCCAGTTCACCGTGCCGACCTTCGACGAGATGATCGAGTTTGTCGCCGCGGAAGCGTCGGCCAGGCATCGGGTCATCGGCATCATTCCGGAGATCAAGCACTCGACGTATTTCCATGACGTCGGCCTGCCGATGGAAGACAAGGTGCTGGCTACGCTGGCGGCGCACGCCTATACGCGCACCGCACCCGTGGAGATCCAGTCGTTCGAGATCCGCAATCTGAAGTACGTGCGCGGCAAGCTGGGCAAGGATCACCCGAACATCCGTCTGCTCCAGCTGATGGATCTGGCCGACCAGCACCCGGCCGACCAGCCGTCGACCACCTACGGCGCGATGATGACCCCGAAAGGTCTCAAGGCCATCGCCACCTACGCCGACGCCATCGGGCCGTCCACGCGCAGCATCATTCCGCTGACCGGAGACGGGAAGCTGGCGCCGGTCGCGCCGCTGGTGCACGACGCGCACGCCGCCGGGCTGGAGGTGCATCCGTATACGTTCCGGCCGGAGAACCACTTCCTGGCGGCGGATTTCCGCGACGACGCGGGGGATGCGGCGCGGAACGACGCCGGTTCGGTGGCTGAGATCCGGGCCTATCTGGCGACCGGGATCGATGCGTTCTTTACCGACGACCCTGCGCTGGGGCGCAAGGCGCTGGATCGCCCCTGA
- a CDS encoding amino acid permease: MSLAKFLRHKSVEQLQAEVGLRTDFRRVLGLWQLTAIGIGGIIGVGIFVLAGQQAALNAGPAVALSFIIAGFGSACAALCYAEFAGLIPVTGSAYTYGYAVLGEGAAWIIGWDLLLEYALVVAVVAIGWSGYVQVLLATAGVHLPEWAQKSMSADTMNYYWQQAKLGVGFSVANPLPGPTDAHRFNVIAAGISLFVAILLSIKTEWGARLNTVIVGIKVIGVALVIGVGAFFINTANWHPFIPARVFDAKGMGHFGWQGVLTGASVVFFAVFGYDTLTTAAEEAKNPQRDLPRAVLLSLAVAMVLYIAVSLVLTGIVPYGTLSGEASVSDAFNAIGLPWLSNVIAVAAVIGVISVLFAFMLGAARIWFALSRDGLLPAWFAQVHPRFGTPARPTMILGIFTAVVAGLLPIGEVAELVNIGTLSAFILICASVLVLRVRKPHLERKFKTPAVWFVAPLGILFSLALIWGLPAITFERFAIWMVLGLIVYFTYGVRNSKLNRGYR; encoded by the coding sequence ATGTCGTTAGCCAAGTTTCTCCGCCACAAGTCCGTCGAGCAGTTGCAGGCGGAGGTCGGCTTGCGTACGGACTTCCGCCGGGTCCTCGGCCTCTGGCAGCTCACGGCCATCGGTATCGGCGGCATCATCGGCGTGGGCATCTTCGTGCTCGCCGGCCAGCAGGCGGCCCTGAACGCCGGCCCGGCCGTCGCCCTCAGCTTCATCATCGCCGGCTTCGGCAGTGCCTGTGCCGCACTCTGCTACGCGGAGTTCGCGGGTCTGATCCCGGTCACCGGCAGTGCCTATACCTACGGCTACGCCGTGCTCGGCGAGGGCGCGGCCTGGATCATCGGCTGGGATCTGCTGCTGGAATACGCCCTGGTGGTGGCGGTGGTCGCCATCGGCTGGTCCGGCTACGTGCAGGTGTTGCTGGCCACGGCAGGCGTGCATCTGCCGGAGTGGGCGCAGAAGAGCATGAGCGCCGACACCATGAACTATTACTGGCAGCAGGCGAAGCTGGGCGTCGGCTTCAGCGTCGCGAATCCGCTGCCGGGCCCGACCGACGCTCACCGCTTCAATGTCATCGCCGCCGGTATCTCGCTGTTCGTCGCCATTCTTTTGTCGATCAAGACGGAGTGGGGTGCGCGCCTCAACACCGTGATCGTCGGTATCAAGGTGATCGGCGTAGCGCTGGTGATCGGCGTTGGCGCGTTTTTCATCAACACCGCCAACTGGCACCCGTTCATCCCGGCGCGTGTATTCGACGCCAAGGGCATGGGCCACTTCGGCTGGCAGGGCGTGCTGACGGGCGCGAGCGTCGTCTTCTTCGCGGTGTTCGGCTACGACACGCTGACCACGGCGGCCGAGGAAGCGAAGAACCCGCAGCGCGACCTGCCACGCGCGGTGCTGCTCTCGCTGGCGGTCGCGATGGTGCTTTATATCGCCGTGTCGCTGGTGCTTACCGGCATCGTTCCTTACGGGACGCTAAGCGGCGAAGCCTCGGTATCCGACGCCTTCAACGCCATCGGCCTGCCGTGGCTTAGCAACGTGATCGCCGTCGCGGCGGTGATCGGTGTGATCAGCGTGCTGTTCGCCTTCATGCTCGGCGCGGCGCGCATCTGGTTCGCGCTGTCGCGTGATGGGCTGTTGCCGGCATGGTTCGCGCAGGTGCATCCGCGCTTCGGCACGCCTGCACGTCCGACGATGATCCTTGGCATCTTTACCGCCGTGGTGGCCGGCCTGCTGCCGATCGGTGAAGTGGCGGAGCTGGTCAACATCGGCACGCTGAGCGCGTTCATCCTGATCTGCGCCTCGGTGCTGGTGCTTCGTGTGCGCAAGCCGCATCTCGAACGGAAGTTCAAGACGCCGGCCGTGTGGTTCGTGGCGCCGCTGGGTATTTTGTTCTCGCTGGCGCTGATCTGGGGGCTGCCGGCGATCACCTTCGAGCGGTTTGCGATCTGGATGGTGTTGGGCCTGATCGTGTATTTCACGTATGGCGTTCGGAACAGCAAGCTCAATCGTGGGTATCGCTGA